A single genomic interval of Gemmatimonadaceae bacterium harbors:
- a CDS encoding LytTR family DNA-binding domain-containing protein, translating to MADDVLRVLVADDEPAALNGLARRLAATPQLRVVAICPNGIAALEQIRATRPDAAFLDVAMPGLAGLDVVRALDPADRPHIVFVTAYDRFAIQAFDLYAVDYLLKPFTRERLAAAVSRLHERQRTRRPANDPLDALLQSAQPVLTPERLVVRTAETILVIPAHEIDWCSAEDNYVRVHAGSKRHLIRMTMRRLEELLPRATFARIHRSAIVNVERVRECTPLGGGEYRLTLVNGLRLVVSRSYREAVLDRLQQARAR from the coding sequence ATGGCGGACGACGTGCTTCGTGTGCTCGTCGCCGACGATGAGCCGGCCGCGTTGAACGGCCTCGCTCGGCGGCTCGCCGCGACGCCGCAATTGCGGGTCGTCGCCATCTGCCCCAACGGCATCGCGGCGCTGGAGCAGATTCGCGCGACTCGGCCCGATGCGGCGTTCCTCGATGTGGCCATGCCGGGGCTGGCGGGCCTCGACGTCGTGCGCGCGCTGGATCCCGCCGACCGGCCGCACATCGTGTTCGTCACGGCGTACGACCGCTTCGCGATTCAGGCGTTTGATCTCTACGCCGTCGACTACCTCTTGAAGCCGTTCACGCGTGAGCGCCTGGCCGCCGCCGTTTCACGATTGCACGAGCGGCAACGGACCCGAAGACCCGCGAACGACCCGCTCGACGCGTTGCTGCAGTCGGCGCAACCTGTCCTTACCCCCGAGCGACTCGTGGTCAGGACCGCCGAGACGATTCTGGTGATCCCCGCACACGAAATCGATTGGTGCTCGGCGGAGGATAACTACGTGCGTGTCCACGCCGGGTCGAAGCGGCACCTCATCCGCATGACGATGCGAAGGTTGGAGGAACTATTGCCGCGGGCGACGTTCGCGCGGATTCACCGCTCGGCGATCGTGAACGTGGAGCGCGTCCGCGAGTGCACGCCGCTGGGCGGCGGAGAGTATCGCCTTACCCTCGTGAACGGACTGCGGCTGGTGGTGAGCCGGAGTTATCGGGAGGCAGTTCTAGACCGACTGCAACAAGCCAGGGCGAGGTAG
- a CDS encoding amino acid permease has protein sequence MTNVTATEQPHLLRRFGLLPATALNMTNMIGVGPFITIPLLMSALGGPQAMLGWIVGLVIVICDGMVWSELGAAMPGSGGSFHYLRVAFGPERIGRLMAFLFVWQFVLSGPLEIASGYIGFSDYASYIWTGLTHAESILLITVIGVVNIALLYRRIHSIANITISLWIGTLITVVAVIATGAVHFNPRVAFDFPPGAFNFSLGFFLGVGAASRIGIYDYLGYYNICYIGDEVRDPGRVIPRSILISTAAVAVIYFGINLSIIGVVPWRTFVPAAAHQESNFIVSIFMQRIYGSRIATIFTLLVLWTAFGSVFALLLGYSRIPYAAAESGYFFRAFGRLHPTKDFPYVSLLVLGALSILAGFFSLGTVIDALIVTRILVQFMGQIFGLILLRRRAPDMPRPYRIWLYPLPALIALLGWIFVFVTTDVWVIAFGVGALAAGGVVFLFWSWNTKRWPFGLEEATA, from the coding sequence ATGACCAACGTCACCGCGACCGAACAGCCGCACCTGCTCCGCCGATTCGGCCTGCTCCCGGCCACGGCGCTGAACATGACGAACATGATCGGCGTAGGACCGTTCATCACGATCCCGCTGCTCATGTCCGCACTCGGCGGTCCGCAAGCGATGCTCGGCTGGATCGTCGGGTTGGTCATCGTCATATGCGACGGCATGGTGTGGAGCGAGCTCGGCGCCGCAATGCCAGGTTCCGGCGGCTCTTTTCATTACCTGCGCGTCGCGTTCGGGCCTGAGCGGATCGGCCGCTTGATGGCGTTTCTTTTCGTGTGGCAGTTCGTGCTCAGCGGTCCTTTGGAAATCGCGTCGGGCTACATCGGGTTCTCCGATTACGCGAGCTACATCTGGACGGGACTCACGCACGCCGAGTCGATCCTGCTCATCACGGTGATTGGCGTCGTCAACATCGCGCTCTTGTACCGGCGCATCCACTCGATCGCCAACATCACCATCTCGCTCTGGATCGGGACGCTCATCACGGTTGTCGCCGTGATCGCCACCGGGGCCGTGCACTTCAATCCGCGCGTCGCGTTCGACTTTCCGCCCGGCGCGTTCAACTTTTCCCTCGGGTTCTTCCTCGGCGTCGGCGCGGCGTCGCGCATCGGCATCTACGACTACCTGGGCTATTACAACATCTGCTACATCGGCGACGAAGTGCGCGACCCCGGGCGCGTGATCCCGCGGTCGATCCTGATCAGCACCGCCGCGGTGGCGGTGATCTACTTCGGCATCAACCTGTCGATAATCGGTGTCGTGCCGTGGCGCACGTTCGTGCCCGCCGCCGCTCACCAGGAATCGAACTTCATCGTGTCGATCTTCATGCAGCGAATCTATGGTTCGCGGATCGCGACGATCTTCACCCTCCTGGTGCTGTGGACCGCGTTCGGCTCCGTGTTCGCGCTCTTGCTGGGATACTCGCGCATTCCCTACGCCGCCGCAGAGAGCGGCTACTTCTTCCGGGCGTTCGGGCGGCTGCATCCGACGAAGGATTTCCCGTACGTGTCGCTCCTCGTGCTGGGCGCGCTCTCGATCCTCGCGGGGTTCTTTTCGCTCGGCACCGTCATCGACGCGCTCATCGTCACTCGCATTCTCGTGCAGTTCATGGGGCAGATCTTCGGGTTGATTCTGCTCCGGCGGCGGGCCCCGGACATGCCTCGCCCGTACCGGATCTGGCTCTACCCGCTCCCGGCGCTGATCGCGCTCCTGGGATGGATCTTCGTCTTCGTGACGACGGACGTGTGGGTGATCGCGTTCGGCGTCGGCGCGCTCGCGGCGGGGGGCGTCGTGTTTCTCTTCTGGTCGTGGAACACGAAGCGCTGGCCGTTTGGCCTCGAGGAGGCGACCGCGTGA
- a CDS encoding DUF1801 domain-containing protein → MAAYLASLTAEKRSAIDEARAFVHRHLPKGYAEFMNWGVINWGIPLEEFSDTHNGQPLCYVGLGAKKNYNSLYLMGTHDSSNGKYTPPFSEKLLADAFKKAGKRLDMGKCCLHFKELDDLELTSVAKVIAMSTPKEYIAYYKRVRGLA, encoded by the coding sequence GTGGCCGCCTACTTGGCCTCGCTCACTGCGGAAAAGAGGTCGGCGATCGACGAGGCGCGCGCCTTCGTCCACAGGCACCTCCCCAAAGGGTACGCAGAGTTCATGAACTGGGGCGTGATCAACTGGGGGATTCCGCTCGAAGAGTTCTCCGACACGCACAACGGGCAGCCGCTCTGCTACGTGGGCCTCGGCGCGAAGAAGAACTACAACTCGCTCTATCTGATGGGCACGCACGACAGCTCGAACGGCAAGTACACGCCGCCGTTCTCCGAGAAGCTGCTCGCCGATGCATTCAAGAAAGCCGGGAAGCGGCTCGACATGGGGAAGTGCTGTCTCCACTTCAAGGAGCTCGATGATCTCGAGCTCACCTCCGTCGCGAAGGTGATCGCGATGTCGACGCCGAAGGAGTACATCGCGTACTACAAGCGCGTGAGAGGGCTCGCGTAG
- a CDS encoding histidine kinase produces MKRIRAALLSLAGWTIPGLVAGAATVLFLPIEPETRAYLGRLGAALLVSWWIWAPIAPAVRVAMRRVPLERPLWRPLTMHVVLATASALAWSAWSAWALWLSRPPTLPAESYGATLQRLIGGHVLLGVAVYASLVAVLMAMDERAARRRRELDTLRLEADLAQAQLRALQMQLQPHFLFNTLHGIAMLTDTDPAGAESMAVKLAELLRATLSLRDVPEVPLRTELDLLRAYLAIEETRFGDRLVVTFVVPDDALDERVPSFLLQPIVENAVRHAVAPRVETGHIAIGAAREADALLLSVEDDGPGFGADPFAVGGVGLPATRERLALRYGGAGSIRCETRNAGARGGLVTIRIPLDPQLA; encoded by the coding sequence GTGAAACGCATCCGCGCTGCGCTGCTATCGCTGGCCGGGTGGACGATTCCCGGACTGGTCGCCGGGGCGGCCACCGTGCTGTTCTTGCCGATCGAGCCAGAAACGCGCGCGTACCTCGGGCGGCTCGGGGCGGCGCTCCTCGTGTCGTGGTGGATCTGGGCCCCCATCGCGCCCGCCGTGCGCGTCGCGATGCGCCGCGTGCCGCTCGAGCGCCCCCTGTGGCGGCCGCTGACAATGCACGTCGTGCTCGCAACCGCGTCGGCACTCGCGTGGTCCGCGTGGTCCGCGTGGGCGCTGTGGCTCTCGCGACCACCGACGCTTCCGGCGGAGTCGTACGGCGCGACGCTCCAACGGCTCATCGGCGGACACGTGTTGCTGGGGGTCGCGGTCTACGCCTCGCTCGTGGCGGTGCTGATGGCGATGGACGAGCGCGCGGCGCGTCGCCGGCGCGAGCTCGACACCCTGCGGCTCGAGGCCGACCTGGCGCAAGCGCAGCTGCGCGCGTTGCAGATGCAGCTCCAGCCGCACTTCCTCTTCAACACGCTCCACGGCATCGCGATGCTCACGGACACCGATCCGGCGGGCGCCGAGTCGATGGCGGTGAAGCTCGCTGAGCTGCTGCGCGCCACGCTGAGCCTGCGCGACGTGCCCGAGGTGCCGCTGCGCACGGAGCTCGATCTGCTGCGCGCCTATCTCGCGATCGAGGAGACGCGGTTCGGCGACCGTTTGGTCGTGACGTTCGTGGTTCCTGACGATGCGCTCGACGAGCGCGTCCCGAGCTTTCTGTTGCAGCCCATCGTTGAAAACGCCGTCCGTCACGCCGTGGCGCCGCGCGTGGAGACGGGGCACATCGCCATCGGCGCGGCGCGCGAAGCGGATGCGCTCCTGCTGTCGGTGGAAGACGACGGGCCCGGATTTGGCGCGGATCCGTTCGCGGTCGGCGGCGTGGGGCTGCCGGCCACGCGCGAGCGTTTGGCGCTGCGCTACGGCGGCGCGGGATCGATTCGGTGCGAAACGCGAAACGCGGGCGCGCGGGGCGGGCTCGTGACGATTCGCATTCCGCTCGACCCGCAGTTGGCCTGA
- a CDS encoding glycoside hydrolase family 2 protein — protein MTPRRTVILALMLGTSAAAAQDRRTLHDGWLVQSSDTVGLDGAKISSRAYQPKRWYRATTPSTVVGTLVEDGVYHDPFFGMNLRSLPGMTYPIGANFVHTAMAPGSPFAVPWWYRTTIRVPTAMRGRRLALQFDGINYRANIWVNGRRLADSSEVAGTYRRYELDVTDAFSATATNVVAVEVFAPTPPDLQTTWVDWNPSPPDKDMGIWQPARLVSTGDVSVRYPEVVSHVDASANRADLTVAGDVKNLSSRSVTGMLRGRIDGLGVSFKRSITIAPHDSALVQFTPDSFPQLRVTNPRLWWPAELGTPDLYSLDLEFVTGGRVSDRQHVRFGIREVTAEMTPKGGRLFRINGRRILVRGGGWAPDMFFRPQPERQDAELRYALDMHLNTIRLEGNYEDDGFWQRTDSLGVLVMTGWVCCSAWEEWPKWGPEQYAIAAASLRDQIRRLRAHPSALVWLNGSDNPPPANVEQTYLDIEKHEMWPNPTISSASAKPTQVTGASGVKMTGPYDWVPPSYWLQDSTHGGAWAYNTETSPGAAVPPIESMRRMIPASDIAWPLDSVWLFHAAGGQFTHLLDRFNTALSTRFGAPTGVEDYTATSQLMTYEGERAMFEAYRRNAYSSTGVIQWMFNNAWPSIYWHLFDWYLRPAGGYFGAKKANEPVHVLFSYDDRSIAIVNGTREPLNGVRVRARVLTPDGTEQLTRDTIVNVPADSTVRTFTLAEPSGVSGAYFLDLRLIDSGGRTRSTNFYWLSTRPDVLADTSTWYMTPVKSFADFTALRAMPVAEVKATARFAPGEGRVTLTNPSKSVAFFVRLQVTGRDGEETLPVLWDDNYVSLLPDETRVITVKYRARDMHGAPQVVVQGWNVPRTTVR, from the coding sequence GTGACGCCGCGACGAACAGTCATCCTCGCGTTGATGCTGGGCACGAGTGCCGCCGCCGCCCAGGATCGACGAACGTTGCACGACGGGTGGCTCGTGCAGTCATCTGACACCGTCGGCCTGGACGGGGCCAAGATCTCGTCGCGCGCGTACCAGCCGAAGAGATGGTATCGCGCAACGACGCCGTCGACGGTCGTCGGCACGCTCGTCGAAGACGGCGTCTACCACGATCCGTTCTTCGGCATGAACCTGCGGTCGCTCCCGGGAATGACGTATCCGATCGGTGCGAACTTTGTGCACACCGCGATGGCGCCGGGAAGCCCGTTCGCCGTGCCGTGGTGGTACCGCACGACGATTCGCGTGCCCACTGCCATGCGCGGCCGCCGACTCGCGCTCCAGTTCGACGGCATCAACTATCGGGCGAACATCTGGGTGAACGGTCGGCGTTTGGCCGACTCGAGCGAGGTGGCCGGCACTTACCGGCGCTATGAGCTCGACGTCACCGACGCGTTCTCCGCGACCGCCACGAACGTGGTGGCCGTCGAAGTCTTCGCGCCGACGCCGCCGGATCTGCAGACGACGTGGGTCGACTGGAATCCGTCCCCGCCCGACAAGGACATGGGCATCTGGCAGCCCGCTCGTCTCGTGTCCACCGGCGACGTGAGCGTACGCTATCCGGAAGTCGTGAGCCATGTCGACGCTTCAGCAAACCGCGCCGATCTCACGGTGGCGGGCGACGTGAAGAATCTCTCATCACGATCCGTCACGGGAATGCTGCGCGGCCGCATCGACGGCCTGGGCGTGTCATTCAAGCGGTCGATCACCATCGCGCCGCACGACAGCGCGCTCGTTCAGTTCACGCCGGACAGCTTTCCACAGCTTCGCGTCACGAACCCGCGACTCTGGTGGCCGGCGGAGCTCGGCACGCCCGACTTATACAGTCTCGATCTCGAGTTCGTCACGGGGGGACGTGTCTCCGACCGACAGCACGTGCGGTTCGGCATACGCGAAGTCACAGCCGAGATGACGCCAAAAGGCGGGCGCCTGTTCCGCATCAACGGACGTCGGATTCTCGTGCGCGGCGGCGGTTGGGCCCCGGACATGTTCTTTCGGCCGCAGCCCGAGCGGCAAGACGCCGAGCTTCGCTACGCGCTCGACATGCACCTCAACACGATCCGTCTCGAGGGCAACTACGAGGACGACGGATTCTGGCAGCGCACCGACAGCCTTGGCGTGTTGGTGATGACGGGATGGGTGTGCTGCAGCGCGTGGGAGGAGTGGCCCAAGTGGGGCCCCGAACAGTACGCGATCGCGGCGGCGTCGCTGCGCGATCAGATCCGGCGCCTGCGCGCGCACCCCAGTGCGCTCGTGTGGCTCAACGGCAGCGACAACCCACCGCCCGCGAACGTCGAGCAGACGTATCTCGACATCGAGAAGCACGAGATGTGGCCGAATCCAACGATCTCTTCGGCCAGCGCCAAGCCCACGCAGGTGACCGGCGCGAGCGGCGTGAAGATGACCGGGCCGTACGATTGGGTGCCGCCGTCGTATTGGTTGCAGGACAGCACACATGGTGGGGCGTGGGCCTACAACACCGAGACGAGTCCGGGCGCCGCCGTGCCGCCGATCGAGAGCATGCGACGCATGATCCCGGCGAGCGACATCGCGTGGCCGCTCGACAGCGTGTGGCTCTTCCATGCGGCCGGTGGACAGTTCACGCATTTGCTCGACCGATTCAACACGGCGCTCTCGACGCGCTTCGGCGCTCCGACCGGCGTCGAGGACTACACCGCGACGTCGCAGCTCATGACGTACGAGGGCGAGCGCGCGATGTTCGAGGCGTATCGCCGCAACGCGTATTCCTCGACGGGCGTGATTCAGTGGATGTTCAACAATGCGTGGCCGTCCATCTACTGGCACCTGTTCGACTGGTACCTGAGACCCGCGGGCGGGTACTTCGGCGCCAAGAAAGCGAACGAACCGGTGCACGTGTTGTTCTCGTACGACGACCGCTCCATCGCCATCGTGAACGGCACCCGCGAACCGCTAAACGGCGTGCGAGTGCGGGCGCGAGTGCTGACGCCCGACGGAACCGAACAGCTGACGCGCGATACCATCGTGAACGTGCCAGCCGATAGCACCGTGCGGACATTTACGCTCGCCGAGCCGTCCGGCGTTTCCGGCGCCTACTTTCTCGATCTGAGGCTGATCGATTCCGGCGGGCGAACGCGCAGCACGAATTTCTACTGGCTGTCGACGCGTCCCGACGTGCTGGCCGACACGTCCACGTGGTACATGACTCCCGTGAAGTCGTTCGCCGACTTCACGGCGCTTCGCGCAATGCCGGTGGCCGAGGTGAAGGCAACGGCGCGATTCGCACCTGGCGAAGGGCGCGTCACGCTCACGAACCCGTCGAAGTCCGTCGCGTTCTTCGTTCGTCTCCAAGTTACGGGACGAGATGGAGAGGAAACGCTGCCCGTGTTGTGGGACGACAACTATGTATCGCTTCTCCCGGACGAGACCCGCGTAATCACGGTCAAGTATCGCGCGCGAGACATGCATGGCGCGCCACAGGTCGTCGTCCAAGGGTGGAACGTCCCGCGGACGACGGTCCGCTGA
- a CDS encoding chloride channel protein, with translation MGPEPARKDLRDFTTDARLLPITAMAVVVGAMGAVVAYVLVWLIGTITNLAYYHRLSSVMVSPAANTLGWWALVIPMIGGLIVGLMARYGSEKIRGHGIPEAMEAILIGQSRMEAKVAILKPLSSAISIGTGGPFGAEGPIIMTGGALGSLFAQAFHLSAAERKTLLVAGAAAGMSAIFSTPVAAVLIAVELLLFEWKPRSFIPVAAAAVIAYVLRAPLLGAGPIFPIATHSAMTASDLGVAFAVGIVAGLGSAALTALVYGAEDVFVKLPMHYMWWPVIGGAVIGLGGMIEPRALGVGYDTIRDLLGGQLVGAFVLALLITKAVIWSVALGSGTSGGVLAPLLIMGGALGAIEARWIHVGDPALWATISMAAMMGGTMRSPLTAIAFLLELTHDIELLPGLLVGCVAAHAVTVLLMKRSILTEKVARRGYHVVREYTVSPFARFLVEDVMERDVPSIPADTYAVDIIRRVLLNDPIYGRRHSWPLVDRDGAFVGILSRGDLLRAFDNEDDGDLTMLQIGTPSPVITYPDDQLEDALQLMIRSGVGRLPVVDRAAPTRLVGMLSRECLASAYRSVLDEEHERAHGPLSARLRLAHQRWLRRGGKGATTS, from the coding sequence ATGGGACCAGAGCCCGCTAGGAAGGATCTCCGAGATTTCACGACGGACGCGCGCCTGCTGCCGATCACGGCGATGGCCGTCGTCGTCGGCGCGATGGGCGCGGTCGTCGCGTACGTGCTCGTCTGGCTGATCGGCACGATCACGAATCTCGCCTACTACCACCGGCTTTCGTCGGTCATGGTGTCGCCCGCCGCGAACACGCTCGGCTGGTGGGCGCTGGTCATCCCCATGATCGGTGGACTCATCGTCGGCCTCATGGCGCGATATGGGTCGGAGAAGATCCGCGGCCATGGCATTCCGGAAGCCATGGAAGCGATCCTCATCGGCCAGAGCCGGATGGAAGCGAAGGTCGCGATCCTCAAGCCGCTGTCGTCGGCAATCTCGATCGGAACCGGCGGGCCCTTCGGCGCCGAAGGCCCGATCATCATGACCGGCGGCGCGCTCGGCTCGCTGTTCGCGCAGGCGTTTCATCTGTCCGCCGCCGAGCGAAAGACGCTGCTCGTGGCCGGCGCCGCGGCGGGGATGTCCGCCATCTTCTCGACGCCCGTCGCGGCGGTGCTCATTGCGGTGGAGCTGCTCCTCTTCGAGTGGAAGCCCCGCAGCTTCATTCCCGTGGCCGCGGCGGCTGTCATCGCCTACGTGCTTCGAGCGCCGCTCCTCGGTGCTGGGCCGATCTTTCCCATCGCGACGCACAGCGCCATGACGGCATCCGATCTTGGCGTGGCGTTCGCGGTCGGGATCGTCGCCGGCCTTGGATCCGCCGCGCTGACGGCGCTCGTCTATGGCGCTGAAGACGTTTTCGTGAAGCTGCCGATGCACTACATGTGGTGGCCCGTGATCGGCGGAGCCGTGATCGGGCTTGGCGGCATGATCGAGCCGCGGGCGCTCGGCGTCGGCTACGATACGATTCGCGATTTGCTCGGCGGTCAGTTGGTGGGTGCGTTCGTGCTCGCCCTGCTCATCACCAAGGCGGTCATCTGGAGCGTTGCGCTCGGCTCCGGTACGTCGGGCGGCGTGCTCGCCCCGCTGCTGATCATGGGCGGTGCGCTCGGCGCCATCGAGGCGCGGTGGATTCACGTCGGCGACCCCGCGCTGTGGGCCACGATCAGCATGGCCGCGATGATGGGCGGTACGATGCGCTCCCCGCTGACGGCGATCGCGTTTCTGTTGGAGCTCACGCACGACATCGAGCTGCTTCCCGGCCTGCTGGTCGGCTGCGTCGCCGCGCACGCCGTGACCGTGCTCCTGATGAAGCGCTCGATTCTCACCGAGAAGGTGGCGCGCCGCGGGTATCACGTCGTGCGCGAGTACACGGTGAGTCCGTTCGCGCGGTTTCTCGTCGAAGACGTCATGGAGCGTGACGTTCCGTCGATTCCCGCCGACACATATGCCGTCGACATCATTCGCCGTGTGTTGCTCAATGATCCGATTTACGGCCGGCGACACTCATGGCCCCTCGTCGATCGCGATGGCGCGTTCGTCGGCATTCTGTCGCGCGGCGATCTGCTGCGCGCGTTCGACAACGAAGACGACGGCGATCTCACGATGCTGCAGATCGGCACGCCGTCGCCGGTCATCACGTATCCCGACGACCAGCTGGAAGACGCGTTGCAGTTGATGATCCGGTCTGGCGTGGGCCGCCTGCCGGTCGTCGACCGCGCGGCGCCGACGCGACTCGTGGGAATGCTCAGTCGCGAGTGCCTAGCGTCCGCGTATCGCTCCGTGCTCGACGAAGAGCACGAGCGCGCGCACGGTCCGCTGTCGGCCAGGCTCCGGCTGGCGCACCAGCGGTGGCTGCGCCGCGGCGGCAAAGGAGCAACGACATCATGA